AGAAGCTGAGCAAGTCAGGGAAACACGCCGAGATCATAGGCGGTGgtggcggcggaggaggaggaaaaGGGTTTGCTAATCTGAATGGGCAGTGTGGTAATCTCAGTATGAGTGGAAACGGTAAGGGCAAAGGTGGAAAAGAGAGCAACCAAGTAAAGGGGAAAGGTAACGGTGGTCAACCAATGCAGTTGACTCCTCAGCAGATTcaacagatgatgatgatgaaggctgctcaaggtggtggtggtggtggtgggaaggatatgaagatgatgatgccTCCTGTGGCGTCTAAGGATCAGAAGAAGTCTGTTAAGTTTgcggaagaagatgatgagtttagtgatgatgattatgatgatgagTTCAGTGAAGATGATTATGATGACGATGAGTTCGATGAGGATGATGAAATGGGAGGACATGGTCATGGAGCAGGAGGAGGTAATCATCACATGCCTCCAAATAAGACGATGATGATGCCTAACAGGATGCCACAAATGGGTCAGCATGGTGGTGGGCCTAAGGGGCCTAATGagattatgatgatgatgaatgggTTCAAagccggtggtggtggtggaggagcgGGGAAGAAAGGAGGCGGAGGAGGTGGTGGGTTTGAGATTCCGGTGCAAATGAAGGGAATGGGTGAGGGTAAAATGGGAAAAGAGGGAAAGAAAGGAGGAGAGAAAGGTAAGAAAGAAGGAAAAGATAAAAAAGGAGGTGGGGGCAAAACGGGAAAAACAGAAGCCaaaagtggtggtggtggccttCTAgggtttttcaaaaatgttaaaagtgGAAAAGGAGATGAGAAGAAAGGAGGTGGTAAGAAagaaggtggtggtggtgggggtGATAAGGTAAAATCCTCTGGTGGTGGGGGAGGAGGTGGTGTTCATCATTATGATAGTGGGCCTAAAAAGGGAGGAGGTAAATCGAAAGGAGGAGCCCATGGGGCCCATGATATTGAAGAGCTCATCAGACACAACAAAGCAGGAGGAGGTAACAAGGGGAATCATAATCATAGTGCTAAGGGGATGGGTGGTCCAATGGGTTCAGGAGGTCCCATGGGTATGATGGGACAAGGTGGTCCAATGGGGATGATGGGTCAAGGTGGTCAAATGGGACATCAAGGCGGCGGCTCCTACCCGGCGGTACAAGGTTTGCCGATGAGTGGAGGAGGAGGATATTATCCACAACCACCTCAGGCAAATCATCAAATGAACCAACAACAGTACATGCAAATGATGATGCaccagcagcagcaacaacaacaacaagctgCTGCAGCTCATGGAGGATATGGTGGTGGTCACGGTGGAGACATGTACCATCCGATGATGTATGCTCGGCCATATCCAGCAGTGAATTATGCTCATCCACCGCCAATGCCGCCTCCACACTCGGGTCCTTATACTGATATGTTCAGCGATGAGAATCCAGCTGGTTGTAGTATCATGTGATCTTTGGTTATGTTAAGTAGACAAACCTGATATGAATATGTTTTATCTTAGGAGTCTTGtgttattttcttctttggagctgtcgttttattttctaactctGCCTAGGATATGaataatttcttttttggtGGCATGATGTTTATAATATCTCGAGTTTGGTAAAAGATGGTTACAAAGTAAGATATTTAGTtagctttgtttttctttgtgtgAAAATGATGGATTATGCAGCTCCCTCCTCTAATAGTAGGTACAAGAGCAGGTCAACTTGTTATATTATGCTACTAACTTTCATAACAAATCCTATAAAATTTGATCTGTAAAGATCCGTGCTGAGTTGAAATGGTGTGGATGATAAAAACCTTTGAGGATTAGCTATTGTTTCGGtcatatatgaaatatttatcCGAAGGTCAAACTAGTGAATGAAGGGATTAGCTATTGCTTTCCTGATTCACCCACAGAAAACTCTTTAACTTGAGATTTGTATCGTTTTTTGTAATTATACGAAACATCGCGTTTTAATTTAATGGATCTCAGTTTAGAAATTATTAACAGTTTAATAgttaaaagtttaaaaacataaaattttaattgggaGTTTTCCATCCGATCTAAACATAATTGAAGATTTAAATCACTAAacccctttttttttccttctattAATGAGCGTCTTACTAGTTTATGGGTTTATTGTTTGTTAGAGTCTAAATAAATGGCCATGTTTGATTTCTATGTAAACAAATGCGAGTTTCTTAATACAGTACaaaaaatttagtaaatctGAGAGAACGTTTATGGATGAATCTATAGATATTATCAAAGAACACGTAACCTTtagtttataaaaacaaattttctaaAAGACCTTTACGAATAATCATACGGTGACTGTGAACAGATAGAGCTTCAGCACAACCGCAAGCCCCAGctgcaaaagaaagatgcttGTGATTATCAGGATCGACCTCTCCCCAGCCGAGTTGATATGCGCTTTGAGGTTCAGAGCCACAAATGTTGCAGACATGAACCCTGCTACACCCGCAATGACCCATCTGAAGATCTCCACTGGCACCACCGAGAGGCACTGCAGTTAAACACACAccgataaataaaaaaaggtgTCAAAGTCTCATTCATCATATTCAGATGTTTTGATTTCTATTTAGAAGGAGAAGTATTGGTACCAATGCAGGGATGAAGATGAACAGGGAATAGCCATAGAGACAGAAGAGCTGTACAAGCCCCGAAGGTGCAGAGAAGTACTTGAGAACCACATATAACGCGAGAGGAACAAGCGTGACATAGCCATAGAAAACACCAGCGGACCACGTCACCAGATTGATATCATAGTTCCACTCTTGTTTCTTCCATTTATGCGCTACGTACGTGACAAACGTGCCGATAGACGCCGCCACGAATATCAAAGTCGTGCATATCCAGAACGGACCATACCTAACAAAACACACAAATCAACCCGGGTTACATACATAGGGagaactcaaaaaaaaaaaaaaagactatacAACTCTTACAACTTACAAGTCAGGCTTATCAGCAGTCTTCTCTGTAAACGTTCCGCGGAACGGGAAGAGAGATTCCTTGAGTCTGTCCACAACATCCGAAGTGTCGACATCGAAGAACGGCTTGTAAGCACCAACAGTGAACTTATGGAGCCATCCACCAGACTGAGGTTCATCTGTACTACTAGTACCGTTACCAGGTCCAGAAAATGTATCTGCACCAGTGTTCAAGTCTCAATCATACGACGTTTCCACATCTTAACCTATATAGAATCAATCACGTACCGTCAGCATCACGAGGGGGATTACTGCCACCAGAGATCTTGCCCTGAGATGGAGGAAAGGTTTGAAGATTTGATTCTGCAACACAAACAATGCATCATCCTTCAATCAAAAGCTTAACCTTAAAAGGGAAATACATTAAGATTCCAGCTAAACCTAGATTCTTTCAAGAATACATAGCAAATTGCTTTCTTCTTTAGGCTCAATTCCAAATCAATTCGTTCAAACCTAACCGCTCTACAATCAAAATCGAATGTTCTACCTGCGAATTTGACGGTGGTATGGCCTGGATCTGGAACGGACTACGATCAACACAAACTAGATCAGATCGGAGGAAGTACAGACGTAGATGATAGTCATGTATAACAATCGAATCGGAGGAGTGAACTTACAGGTACAGATCCAGAGACTTTCTGGCTGTCGATCGTCGTGTAGTTCCCGCCGGTCATCATCTTGCTCTCCTTGTCGATCTCACGTTCGTCGTCTCTCAGGAGTAACTCGCCTTTGTAACAGAGGGTAACCTTCTTTCTCATTTAGAAGGTTTCGTGCCACTTGATGTTTATACACCTTTTCTCgaatttaatttagaaaaaaaaaacagaaattatcatatttatctGGTTAATAGAAATGTTTTAATTAGATGATTATGAATTTATGATTATTTGGTAAttgatttagaaaattatttttggtaaCAAATTTAATTGCGTTAAGTGGAAAGTATATGATAAAGATCACACGCGTTTtctaattaattgttatatagTCAAAATGTAATGAAAATAGCATGATGCACGGTTAAACTGTAATAATGTTATGTTCTATTCAACACGAATGCTTGAATTGTTTAAATGTTAACAAGGAAAGGATTTTCTATTCAACAATAGGGTATTCAAATTAATGCAAGTAATTAAAAGCTTTGAACACCCAAAAAGGTAACAAGATAACAGAAACAAGAAGACCAATTGTATCAATGTCAAGATATTCAATCTCATCCGTTGATCCTTTCACACAAACGCAAATATCACACTAAGACGTGACACTTGGCTTAAGTTACTGGATATGCTACTTGGAATCGACCAGTAATATAAATAGAGATGAAAATGCTACTTTGAATTCTCATCTTTCATAAGCTTAGTTACCATATATCTCGtctttatttgcattttgacCTTCAAGGTAAAATCTCTTACTGCTTTTGAGCCTCTGAATCATTCTGAAAAGTATGCATGGATCATCCACCCTCTCTCTGTTTTTGACTCTAAACCAATAATTTGATCTTATGGGTTGTATAAAAGTCTTCTCCTTTTCAACATACAACGCCATTAAGACTTGATTCTTAAACCTCTAGGCCATAGTTCAGTCTTATTCCGAAAAGTGTTTTGATGTTTGTTTGCAAAATCAGATGATGAGTTTGGTTCTGAAAGTGTGCATCTTTATGATGGAT
The Brassica napus cultivar Da-Ae chromosome A1, Da-Ae, whole genome shotgun sequence DNA segment above includes these coding regions:
- the LOC106435755 gene encoding heavy metal-associated isoprenylated plant protein 34-like, producing MNKQDVMKLQTCVLKVNVHCEGCKHKVKKQLQKIEGVYSVKADVEQGKVTVTGNVDPALLVKKLSKSGKHAEIIGGGGGGGGGKGFANLNGQCGNLSMSGNGKGKGGKESNQVKGKGNGGQPMQLTPQQIQQMMMMKAAQGGGGGGGKDMKMMMPPVASKDQKKSVKFAEEDDEFSDDDYDDEFSEDDYDDDEFDEDDEMGGHGHGAGGGNHHMPPNKTMMMPNRMPQMGQHGGGPKGPNEIMMMMNGFKAGGGGGGAGKKGGGGGGGFEIPVQMKGMGEGKMGKEGKKGGEKGKKEGKDKKGGGGKTGKTEAKSGGGGLLGFFKNVKSGKGDEKKGGGKKEGGGGGGDKVKSSGGGGGGGVHHYDSGPKKGGGKSKGGAHGAHDIEELIRHNKAGGGNKGNHNHSAKGMGGPMGSGGPMGMMGQGGPMGMMGQGGQMGHQGGGSYPAVQGLPMSGGGGYYPQPPQANHQMNQQQYMQMMMHQQQQQQQQAAAAHGGYGGGHGGDMYHPMMYARPYPAVNYAHPPPMPPPHSGPYTDMFSDENPAGCSIM
- the LOC125590384 gene encoding protein YIPF1 homolog, with amino-acid sequence MRKKVTLCYKGELLLRDDEREIDKESKMMTGGNYTTIDSQKVSGSVPSVPDPGHTTVKFAESNLQTFPPSQGKISGGSNPPRDADDTFSGPGNGTSSTDEPQSGGWLHKFTVGAYKPFFDVDTSDVVDRLKESLFPFRGTFTEKTADKPDLYGPFWICTTLIFVAASIGTFVTYVAHKWKKQEWNYDINLVTWSAGVFYGYVTLVPLALYVVLKYFSAPSGLVQLFCLYGYSLFIFIPALCLSVVPVEIFRWVIAGVAGFMSATFVALNLKAHINSAGERSILIITSIFLLQLGLAVVLKLYLFTVTV